The following are encoded in a window of Candidatus Jordarchaeales archaeon genomic DNA:
- a CDS encoding winged helix-turn-helix domain-containing protein, producing MESLLNGLNIKLDELLRNVRSIHDLLLQLTAMLEVVGARAAERELLSQISLEVNEGLSAFKAGVSTCSLRDFCVRRVEKAAFKVLQVVADRGVEDALVEVKRHLEALEKHVKDCPDEKCLKNAARVFKAVEELIKRSRRPVSNVKFLFGEPGGFDEVEEDKIAELLPPLSSPMRIRILKVLSRGGRSFADLERATSMRGGHLQFHLSKLVEAGFVVQEKPRGRYVLTRSGLAVLRLLRELAGQRQPVLSST from the coding sequence ATGGAGTCTCTCCTCAACGGGCTCAACATAAAGCTAGATGAATTACTGAGGAATGTTAGATCCATTCACGACCTCCTCCTCCAACTTACCGCTATGCTTGAAGTGGTTGGCGCGAGGGCGGCTGAGAGGGAGCTGTTATCTCAGATATCTCTGGAGGTAAATGAGGGTTTGAGCGCTTTCAAGGCTGGGGTCTCTACTTGCAGTCTAAGGGACTTCTGCGTTAGAAGGGTGGAGAAAGCCGCGTTTAAAGTGCTCCAAGTGGTTGCAGATAGGGGGGTGGAGGACGCGCTTGTGGAAGTCAAGAGGCACCTTGAAGCTTTGGAGAAACACGTTAAGGACTGCCCAGATGAGAAGTGCCTGAAAAACGCTGCTAGGGTTTTCAAGGCGGTTGAGGAGCTCATCAAGCGATCGAGGCGGCCTGTAAGTAACGTGAAGTTTCTCTTCGGGGAGCCTGGCGGCTTCGACGAGGTTGAGGAGGACAAGATTGCAGAACTACTACCCCCGTTGTCGAGTCCTATGCGGATAAGGATTCTCAAAGTTCTCTCAAGGGGAGGAAGAAGTTTCGCAGACCTTGAGCGGGCAACAAGCATGAGGGGGGGCCACTTGCAGTTTCACCTCAGCAAGCTTGTTGAAGCGGGCTTCGTAGTACAAGAAAAACCTAGGGGGAGGTATGTGCTTACGAGGAGCGGGCTGGCTGTACTGAGGCTTCTCCGCGAGCTTGCCGGACAGAGGCAACCCGTCCTCTCCTCCACGTAA
- a CDS encoding 4Fe-4S binding protein, with product MHHSHHLEVYEKLREKLNKAPIGMPKTVSGVEREILSVLFDEEEARIAVHMPFIPFTVEQLAERTGKSVEYLEKLLNEMARKGTVWKGERDGKVHYRLFPVIVGLSEMPFLPGPGNDPRQEKLAPLYARYWREGFLDEIGDRKYAVMRALPERSVVKEAEILPYDDAVKLVRERDFHAVGYCPCRIVARLNGEGCRRSLENCLHFGSLARYMVEHGYARRITADEAIEILRRANREGLVHTTERSKGPISTICNCCSDCCVFFRAIHEAKHPNTIAHSSYVASVDPSKCIACGICALRCPMKAVKVKVNRKPASVNVKKCLGCGVCVPTCPVEAIELVGREELPDVPDHKTYLLQLLEDRGKDFSSLL from the coding sequence ATGCACCACTCGCACCACTTGGAGGTTTATGAGAAGCTGAGGGAGAAGCTCAACAAGGCTCCTATAGGAATGCCTAAAACTGTTAGCGGGGTGGAAAGAGAGATTCTCAGCGTCCTTTTCGACGAGGAGGAGGCACGGATCGCTGTTCACATGCCCTTCATACCTTTCACTGTTGAGCAGCTGGCGGAGAGGACGGGGAAGAGTGTTGAGTATTTGGAGAAGCTGCTGAACGAGATGGCGAGGAAGGGGACTGTTTGGAAGGGTGAGAGAGACGGAAAGGTCCACTACAGGCTTTTCCCCGTTATAGTTGGGCTCTCGGAGATGCCCTTCCTTCCAGGTCCTGGCAACGACCCGCGTCAAGAGAAGCTTGCCCCACTCTATGCGAGGTATTGGAGAGAGGGATTTCTAGACGAGATTGGAGATAGGAAGTATGCTGTGATGAGGGCGCTTCCCGAGAGGAGCGTGGTTAAAGAGGCTGAAATACTTCCGTACGATGATGCCGTGAAGCTTGTTAGGGAGCGTGACTTCCACGCGGTCGGCTATTGCCCTTGCAGGATAGTTGCAAGGCTTAACGGGGAGGGGTGTAGGCGCTCCCTGGAGAACTGCCTCCACTTCGGGTCCCTAGCTAGGTACATGGTGGAGCACGGGTATGCAAGGAGGATAACGGCGGACGAGGCTATCGAAATTCTGAGGAGAGCGAACAGGGAGGGGCTGGTGCACACCACGGAGAGGAGTAAGGGGCCTATAAGCACAATTTGTAACTGTTGCAGTGACTGCTGCGTGTTTTTCAGGGCAATCCACGAGGCGAAGCATCCAAACACTATAGCGCACTCGAGCTACGTTGCAAGCGTTGACCCGTCTAAGTGCATTGCCTGCGGTATTTGCGCGCTCCGCTGCCCTATGAAGGCTGTGAAAGTTAAGGTTAACAGGAAGCCTGCGAGCGTGAACGTGAAGAAATGCCTTGGATGCGGCGTGTGCGTGCCTACCTGCCCGGTTGAAGCCATAGAGCTTGTTGGAAGAGAAGAGCTCCCAGACGTACCCGACCATAAGACGTACCTGCTACAGCTACTCGAAGACAGGGGGAAAGACTTCTCATCTCTCCTCTGA
- a CDS encoding VWA domain-containing protein, translating into MLKEVYATFERFRSLRREFENTSSGFDIDRALDILLQSFGSEIVEDVRRIIEGGKVKFTSLEVLVEFAHKLKNLTRVQRNIIARIIENPKVGSVGERNIIRLLYEVERLGEKSVSVEFFLRQMLGELAVSSIDGRDLPSTFRECGKLSEQHKDFLKFLLSRSKFTQISSYCIPLLVSEVAQLDDSEIKVLEKRLSELLLLDSVNKVEGNSIPSLIRGLKLLGEDRYKRLLEVFSSNHVTEIGGNNLAWIIAEIRDMSNETFNLVMHRLKEVLSASKVASLEGGLLLKLISQLSRLGDKYYSILIRILSNPKVEIGNENNLLEFVDKFEELTDEGYEILLEILESNVLSKIEGKHLLALASRLRRHRIVKPLDFRERIRNVILNPKIVQVEPDDLAELIWELKYLNDTGYNTILEIISNPKLKKITSSDILSITYEVKVLSDDKRFSVRKRLEEILSNKEIDEVTSKEIVSLIGRLGNLSSMGYQTIKKFIDKYKREGITHLKSVMSIIEKRPPLMDFLLQAPIKSVKQVLKAAGIFQLLEGIGLGEAFLASVQQFDEPDLLSLYISMLEKRITDLDKSELLAIFANPVGWLKGGLHLNDVKGDLMAWLTPLCGSIPIVPSKDGPRSDGKHIYLPSVINEFPDKERNMLLYLYGALHAVSHIRYGSFAIPLSKLYEEFKKTGHSWLATVIFTALEDARCEDHLIREFSELEPLVRTVNLFNLRKRTIQSSPSPLLELVLEKIVHGKTKGEHLEELLKQDLLEKKGWSVQRAKAYIELEKIELEKYSELIEQAVKEAERVKGGTVLDSVETSLKLVELLKDYIPEPPESEQAESDMESSENQESVIPSEEFSTDKLQELKEKYAEQLTARVCKTTIEEAEEAHSMRKVPEWDEQFKTYSLWINVDEIRIQKGAPIPSLYEYSYVRQQLINELEKIVPRKFKVERRVLDGSELNMDGIVDAHCDRREKRIFDKIHRDSRDVAAVLLIDASGSTSRIINSLKISAILFGDACNALGDKFAIYAFNTEGRKARIYIAKDFDEPWTATIQERVGAVRSGGLTRMGAPIRYSYEELLKREAKTKIMFVFSDGEPEGYEQEENAIPDVKVAIEEAESKGIRVVYITMGREPRHLKEMCSAASILKVIKSPEELPWVLIGNLASIK; encoded by the coding sequence GTGTTGAAGGAGGTTTATGCCACGTTTGAGAGGTTTAGGAGCTTGAGAAGAGAGTTTGAGAACACTTCTTCCGGATTTGACATAGATAGAGCTCTGGATATTTTACTTCAGTCCTTTGGGTCGGAAATAGTGGAAGATGTAAGGAGAATAATTGAAGGCGGGAAAGTCAAGTTCACCTCGTTAGAGGTGCTTGTGGAGTTCGCCCACAAGCTTAAGAACCTCACCAGGGTTCAACGAAACATTATCGCTAGAATAATTGAGAACCCCAAGGTAGGCAGCGTTGGTGAACGAAACATTATAAGGTTGCTCTACGAGGTGGAGAGGCTCGGCGAGAAAAGCGTCTCAGTGGAGTTCTTCCTAAGACAGATGCTGGGCGAGCTTGCCGTTAGCTCAATAGATGGACGCGACCTCCCTAGCACTTTCAGGGAGTGCGGCAAGCTCTCAGAGCAACACAAAGATTTCCTGAAGTTCCTCCTCTCGAGGAGTAAGTTCACCCAGATCAGCAGTTATTGTATCCCCCTCCTAGTGTCGGAAGTCGCGCAGCTCGATGACAGCGAGATCAAAGTCCTGGAGAAGAGGTTGAGCGAACTGCTATTGCTAGACAGCGTCAACAAAGTCGAGGGGAACAGCATTCCCTCGCTAATAAGGGGGCTAAAACTGTTGGGGGAGGACAGGTACAAGAGACTTCTAGAAGTTTTCTCGTCAAACCACGTGACCGAGATAGGTGGAAACAACCTTGCTTGGATAATAGCGGAGATAAGAGACATGAGCAATGAGACCTTCAACTTGGTCATGCACAGGCTTAAAGAGGTGCTTTCAGCTTCCAAGGTCGCTTCGCTCGAAGGTGGGTTGCTGCTCAAGCTCATAAGCCAGCTCTCCCGCCTCGGCGACAAGTACTACTCTATCCTCATCAGAATACTGAGTAACCCCAAGGTCGAAATAGGAAACGAGAACAACCTGCTAGAGTTCGTCGACAAGTTCGAAGAGCTCACAGATGAGGGCTACGAGATACTGCTAGAGATACTTGAAAGCAACGTGCTCTCAAAGATAGAGGGGAAACACCTGCTCGCCTTAGCCAGCAGGCTGAGGAGGCACCGCATCGTTAAGCCCCTAGACTTCAGGGAGCGTATAAGAAACGTCATACTAAACCCGAAGATAGTCCAAGTGGAGCCAGACGACCTAGCAGAGCTCATATGGGAGCTCAAGTACCTCAACGACACAGGCTACAACACCATCCTCGAGATAATATCCAACCCGAAGCTGAAGAAGATTACAAGCAGCGACATACTCTCCATAACATATGAAGTAAAGGTCCTGAGCGACGATAAGCGTTTCAGCGTAAGGAAGAGACTGGAAGAGATCCTTTCAAACAAGGAGATAGATGAAGTCACAAGCAAGGAGATAGTTTCACTAATAGGGCGGCTCGGCAACCTCAGCAGCATGGGCTACCAGACCATAAAGAAGTTCATTGACAAGTACAAGAGAGAAGGGATAACACACCTGAAAAGCGTAATGTCAATAATAGAGAAGAGACCGCCCCTCATGGACTTCCTTCTTCAGGCCCCGATAAAAAGTGTAAAACAAGTTTTGAAGGCTGCTGGAATATTCCAATTGCTTGAAGGGATAGGGTTAGGCGAAGCCTTCCTCGCCTCCGTGCAGCAGTTCGACGAGCCAGACCTACTGTCACTCTACATATCGATGCTTGAAAAGAGAATCACGGACCTAGACAAAAGTGAGCTTCTCGCTATATTCGCCAACCCAGTGGGCTGGCTCAAGGGCGGCTTGCACCTTAACGACGTGAAAGGCGATCTCATGGCGTGGTTGACGCCGCTATGCGGCTCTATACCAATAGTTCCAAGCAAGGACGGGCCTAGAAGCGACGGAAAGCACATATACCTACCATCGGTGATAAACGAGTTCCCCGACAAGGAAAGAAACATGCTCCTCTACCTTTACGGAGCACTCCACGCTGTAAGCCACATAAGGTATGGGAGCTTCGCGATCCCACTCTCAAAGCTTTACGAGGAATTCAAGAAAACTGGTCACTCGTGGCTTGCCACGGTGATATTCACGGCGCTTGAAGACGCCAGGTGCGAAGACCACCTGATCAGGGAGTTTAGCGAGCTAGAACCACTTGTCAGGACGGTTAACCTCTTCAACCTTAGGAAGAGGACCATACAGAGCAGCCCGTCACCACTCCTAGAATTAGTGCTGGAAAAGATAGTTCACGGCAAGACTAAAGGCGAACACCTAGAAGAGTTGCTGAAGCAGGATTTGCTCGAGAAGAAAGGGTGGTCCGTTCAAAGGGCGAAAGCCTACATAGAGCTTGAAAAGATTGAATTGGAAAAGTACAGTGAGCTCATTGAGCAGGCGGTGAAAGAAGCGGAGCGGGTTAAGGGTGGAACAGTACTAGACTCCGTTGAAACCTCTCTCAAACTCGTAGAGCTGCTAAAGGACTACATTCCCGAGCCGCCTGAAAGCGAGCAGGCTGAAAGCGACATGGAGTCTTCTGAGAACCAGGAGTCGGTGATCCCATCCGAGGAGTTTAGCACAGACAAGCTCCAAGAGCTGAAAGAGAAATACGCTGAGCAGCTGACAGCCAGGGTGTGCAAGACGACCATCGAGGAAGCTGAGGAAGCCCACAGCATGAGGAAGGTTCCAGAGTGGGATGAGCAGTTTAAGACGTACTCACTTTGGATAAACGTGGATGAGATACGAATCCAGAAGGGCGCCCCGATCCCGTCCCTGTACGAGTACTCTTACGTGAGGCAGCAGTTGATTAACGAGCTCGAAAAGATAGTTCCAAGAAAGTTCAAGGTGGAGAGGCGCGTCCTGGATGGAAGCGAGCTCAACATGGACGGCATAGTGGACGCGCACTGTGACCGCAGAGAGAAGAGGATATTCGACAAAATTCACAGGGACTCGAGGGACGTCGCCGCAGTCCTCTTAATAGACGCAAGTGGGTCGACGAGCAGGATAATAAACAGCCTGAAGATCTCAGCGATACTTTTCGGCGACGCGTGCAACGCTTTAGGAGACAAGTTCGCGATATACGCGTTCAACACGGAGGGCAGAAAGGCTAGGATATACATAGCAAAGGACTTTGATGAGCCGTGGACAGCCACCATCCAGGAAAGGGTTGGAGCCGTGAGAAGTGGGGGGCTAACGAGAATGGGGGCACCGATAAGGTACTCTTACGAGGAGCTCCTTAAACGCGAGGCTAAAACAAAGATAATGTTCGTGTTCTCGGACGGGGAACCAGAAGGCTACGAGCAAGAGGAGAACGCTATACCAGACGTGAAAGTGGCAATAGAGGAAGCGGAGAGCAAGGGTATAAGGGTCGTCTACATAACTATGGGCAGAGAACCCAGACATCTCAAGGAAATGTGCTCAGCTGCAAGCATACTAAAAGTCATAAAGTCTCCGGAAGAGCTCCCATGGGTTCTCATAGGGAACCTGGCGTCCATAAAGTGA
- a CDS encoding phosphoribosyltransferase family protein, with amino-acid sequence MSNGKEALKKLILEKGVVRGRPIFISSTRMSTFYFNLRPILFSYEGSRLVAAVLLPMIKELEVDCIGGVEDSSVPIVMALCVLNGYNGFYVREKAKKYGLQEQIEGNLGKKAVLVDDVATSGLTLLNVARIVRARGCEVKHAVVIVDMLEGAKEKLASEGISLRSVFTREDFKEIK; translated from the coding sequence TTGAGCAACGGGAAGGAGGCTTTAAAGAAGCTTATTCTTGAAAAAGGCGTCGTCAGAGGGAGACCGATTTTCATCTCAAGCACTAGGATGAGCACCTTTTACTTTAACCTGAGACCCATACTCTTCAGCTACGAGGGAAGCCGGCTGGTCGCCGCAGTACTCCTTCCAATGATTAAGGAGCTAGAAGTCGACTGCATCGGGGGAGTGGAGGACAGCTCTGTCCCAATAGTTATGGCTCTATGCGTCCTCAACGGTTACAACGGCTTCTACGTGAGAGAGAAAGCCAAAAAGTACGGTCTCCAGGAGCAGATAGAAGGAAACCTTGGCAAGAAAGCCGTCCTAGTCGACGACGTCGCCACAAGCGGGCTCACACTTCTAAACGTTGCACGGATAGTAAGAGCGAGGGGTTGCGAGGTAAAACACGCCGTCGTGATAGTCGACATGTTGGAGGGCGCCAAGGAAAAGCTCGCCTCTGAGGGAATAAGTCTCAGGTCGGTTTTCACAAGGGAAGACTTCAAAGAAATCAAGTAG
- a CDS encoding TldD/PmbA family protein, which translates to MGVAEEALKALSAARYADVRVLEERCTRVAFRGDSAEYSESKISRIVCRCIARGYGVACLDLNSAVDGREIGERALRQAMMAEGDFKLAEVEVEVGEKKWSVQEEFEPERVKELVSELSGMVYDLLGNRKFRLEVVASFTITDSTLITSEGARVREVTPLTDLVAYLVVRGLREGFSSLCVGGRGGLETVAEWRSLMEDFVTRALDSADAKPLPPTFRWRKQTVILDCEAVGGLAHEAAHMLEGDICTGEPFKSVSLPDGLMLVDDPSLEHGYGSFRWDDEGVAARRKTLLAKGVVRLLHTRLSAPSGSEAGNARGVDHKPRPMMSNIYFEPLDWKPREIVEETKEGIYVRAFSESRVAPSSGVFFLTPEVAYLVEKGEEVRSVAGVRVAGLLPHLLASVDAIGRDFRVRPDIEKGFNVGEGGPHLRLRSCRILAP; encoded by the coding sequence ATGGGGGTTGCTGAAGAAGCTCTCAAAGCTCTTTCAGCTGCAAGGTACGCCGATGTCAGGGTTTTGGAAGAGCGGTGTACCCGTGTCGCTTTCAGGGGTGACTCCGCAGAGTATTCCGAGTCGAAGATCAGCAGGATCGTCTGTAGGTGTATAGCTAGAGGTTATGGTGTCGCCTGTCTGGACCTGAACAGCGCCGTGGACGGGAGGGAAATAGGTGAAAGAGCTTTGAGGCAGGCTATGATGGCTGAGGGAGATTTCAAGCTAGCGGAGGTTGAAGTGGAGGTTGGCGAGAAGAAGTGGAGTGTCCAAGAGGAGTTCGAGCCAGAACGCGTGAAAGAATTAGTATCAGAGCTGAGCGGCATGGTTTACGACCTTCTCGGAAACAGGAAGTTCAGACTTGAGGTCGTGGCGTCTTTCACAATCACCGACAGCACCTTGATCACCTCGGAGGGGGCTAGGGTTAGAGAGGTTACCCCACTAACAGACCTGGTAGCATACCTCGTTGTGAGGGGTTTAAGGGAAGGGTTCTCGAGCCTATGCGTTGGGGGGAGAGGCGGGCTGGAGACGGTGGCTGAGTGGAGGAGTCTCATGGAGGACTTTGTCACAAGGGCTCTGGACTCAGCTGACGCAAAACCTCTCCCCCCCACATTCAGGTGGAGGAAGCAGACCGTTATACTCGACTGTGAAGCCGTAGGCGGACTGGCCCACGAGGCCGCCCATATGCTTGAAGGAGACATATGTACTGGAGAGCCATTTAAGTCAGTCAGTCTCCCGGACGGCTTAATGTTGGTCGACGACCCCTCCCTTGAACACGGCTACGGCTCATTCCGATGGGACGACGAAGGAGTTGCAGCTAGGAGGAAAACTCTGCTCGCAAAGGGGGTTGTGCGCCTCCTCCATACGCGTCTCTCAGCTCCAAGTGGGAGCGAGGCTGGAAACGCGCGTGGTGTAGACCACAAACCTAGACCCATGATGAGCAACATTTACTTTGAACCACTTGACTGGAAGCCTAGGGAGATAGTTGAAGAGACGAAGGAAGGGATCTACGTTAGGGCTTTCTCTGAGAGCCGGGTGGCTCCATCCAGTGGCGTCTTCTTTCTCACGCCGGAAGTCGCCTACCTCGTTGAGAAGGGAGAAGAAGTTAGGTCGGTGGCGGGAGTGAGGGTTGCCGGGTTGTTGCCCCACCTCCTAGCGAGCGTCGACGCTATAGGAAGAGATTTCAGGGTTAGGCCAGACATAGAGAAAGGTTTCAACGTGGGTGAAGGGGGACCGCACCTGAGACTAAGGAGCTGCCGTATCCTCGCCCCGTGA
- the rgy gene encoding reverse gyrase, producing the protein MADGVFAGLCPSCGGDLTLDEVELMTCKNTGARLCMFDIDQEFKEFLEFFRVAVGANPRAFQRLWARRILRGESFAAVAPTGTGKTSFGAAMALFLAGRGLKSYLIVPTTLLVRQVVETLNEFMERTGVKVDLIWYHSGLRGEEKERFFRSLSEGGFQILVTTSQFLSAHFSKLKGNVFNFLFVDDVDSVLKASRNVERLLTLLGFEVVNGRWMGEPAGVLMVSTATAKTGGKVVLFKKLLDFDVGSSSFEVRNIEDVYFGRKSLDNLLSTVKLMGGGGIVYCSSSEEAEHVMEFLNANGIRAGFVGVRSKKDFDEFCRGELDVLVGAAYYYGLLVRGLNLPERVRYTVFYGAPFFRVRLVDLDSASTRLLRVLAGIFKDDERLKPYIANVEKYAEKVRTILKENFPEMKPSVDDVVVRENEILLPDVRTYIQGSGRASRLHAGGITKGVSILLEDEKLAGAFIKRASYYDIEFKGKDEVDFERLKEEVDRSRREVRVSEVELVRPALFIVESPTKARQIARFFGQPSMKVFRDKNGEVVLIAYEVATGKYVMTVTASLGHIVDLVRDRGFFGVLVEENHRYIPVYGAIKRCRGCGYQYVGEGVCPRCEGRDVGAPIDSKSRIEVLRRLAKDVELVIVGTDPDAEGEKIAWDLKVLLKPCAREIKRAEFHEVTKKAVIQALNQLRDVDEKLVEAQIVRRVEDRWDGFSLSRKLWDRFRDYNLSAGRVQSPVLGWIIKRAEESRKKRPVTIVDELSLVIDGLASREPMLEIKLLERRVEKQTPPPPYTTDMLLRDANAILKIPVDRTMQLAQDLFENGLITYHRTDSTRVSERGLAVAKEYLKEEFTPRTWEAEGAHEAIRPTRPLDRVSLVRLIEEGVIGLSMELTPSHLALYDLIFRRFMASQCPPVKVVKDVYRVVADGVETTEVRVIEAEGKAYQLYKYMLPPIKPPLPEGMRKVKARVLRLPKEPLYTQSDVIRLMKEKGIGRPSTYATIIQKLLIREYVREVKKGKLIPTERGVEVYNYLNQHYGKFISEERTRQLEEKMSMIEKGLLNYQEALDEIYHEVRSQILPVGEEARIPTSTSPE; encoded by the coding sequence ATGGCTGACGGGGTGTTTGCCGGGCTTTGTCCTTCGTGTGGAGGGGATTTAACGCTCGACGAGGTTGAGTTAATGACGTGCAAGAATACGGGTGCCCGACTATGCATGTTCGACATAGACCAGGAGTTCAAAGAGTTCCTCGAGTTCTTCAGGGTTGCTGTCGGCGCCAATCCCCGCGCTTTTCAAAGGCTGTGGGCTAGACGTATTTTGAGGGGGGAGAGCTTCGCCGCTGTAGCTCCAACCGGAACCGGTAAGACCTCCTTCGGCGCGGCTATGGCCCTATTCTTAGCGGGAAGGGGGCTTAAATCGTATTTGATAGTTCCAACCACGCTTCTCGTGAGACAGGTTGTAGAAACTCTTAACGAGTTTATGGAGAGAACGGGCGTTAAGGTGGACTTGATATGGTACCACTCCGGGTTGAGGGGGGAGGAGAAGGAGAGGTTCTTCAGGTCACTCTCAGAAGGGGGCTTCCAGATACTTGTGACCACATCCCAATTTCTTTCAGCCCACTTTAGTAAACTCAAGGGGAACGTGTTCAACTTTCTTTTCGTCGACGACGTCGACTCCGTCCTTAAGGCTTCGAGGAACGTTGAACGCCTCCTCACGCTCCTAGGCTTCGAGGTGGTTAACGGCAGATGGATGGGTGAGCCCGCCGGAGTCTTAATGGTTTCAACGGCGACCGCGAAAACTGGTGGTAAAGTTGTGCTTTTCAAGAAGTTGCTAGACTTCGACGTAGGTAGCTCGAGCTTCGAGGTAAGGAACATAGAGGACGTGTACTTTGGCAGGAAGAGCCTGGATAACTTATTGAGTACTGTGAAGTTGATGGGCGGAGGAGGGATAGTCTACTGTTCATCTTCTGAGGAGGCAGAGCACGTCATGGAGTTCCTAAACGCTAACGGCATCAGGGCTGGTTTCGTCGGAGTTAGGAGCAAAAAAGACTTCGACGAGTTCTGCCGCGGCGAGCTCGACGTGCTGGTTGGGGCAGCGTACTACTACGGGCTCCTGGTTAGGGGCTTAAATCTCCCGGAGAGGGTTAGGTACACGGTGTTCTACGGGGCCCCCTTCTTCCGCGTCAGACTAGTAGACTTAGACTCTGCTTCGACGAGGTTACTTAGAGTTCTTGCCGGAATATTCAAGGACGATGAACGGTTGAAGCCTTACATTGCAAACGTGGAGAAGTACGCGGAGAAAGTGCGCACCATACTCAAGGAAAACTTTCCAGAGATGAAGCCGAGCGTTGACGACGTCGTGGTTAGGGAGAACGAAATCCTCCTTCCGGACGTGAGGACGTACATTCAGGGGTCTGGGAGAGCTTCCCGCCTCCACGCCGGGGGGATAACGAAGGGTGTATCCATACTGCTCGAGGATGAAAAGCTCGCCGGCGCCTTCATCAAGAGGGCAAGCTACTACGATATCGAGTTCAAGGGGAAGGATGAGGTCGACTTTGAAAGGTTGAAGGAGGAAGTTGACCGCTCGAGGAGAGAAGTAAGAGTGTCTGAAGTAGAGCTGGTGAGACCCGCCCTCTTCATAGTTGAGAGCCCGACTAAGGCGAGACAAATAGCACGGTTCTTCGGGCAGCCGAGCATGAAGGTTTTCAGGGACAAGAACGGCGAAGTGGTTCTTATCGCCTACGAAGTAGCCACCGGGAAGTACGTAATGACCGTGACCGCCTCCCTGGGGCACATAGTCGACCTGGTTAGGGATAGAGGGTTTTTCGGCGTGCTCGTCGAGGAAAATCACAGGTATATCCCAGTTTACGGTGCAATCAAGAGGTGCAGGGGTTGCGGTTACCAGTACGTTGGGGAAGGCGTCTGTCCAAGGTGCGAGGGAAGGGACGTCGGAGCCCCTATTGACTCTAAGTCGAGGATAGAGGTCCTCAGGAGGCTTGCAAAGGATGTTGAGCTAGTCATAGTGGGCACAGACCCCGACGCTGAAGGAGAGAAAATAGCATGGGACCTAAAGGTCCTCCTCAAGCCGTGCGCGAGGGAAATTAAGAGAGCTGAGTTCCACGAGGTCACGAAGAAAGCGGTGATTCAAGCACTAAACCAGCTTAGGGATGTGGATGAGAAGCTTGTGGAGGCTCAGATAGTCAGGAGAGTGGAGGACAGGTGGGATGGCTTCTCCCTCAGCAGAAAACTGTGGGATCGTTTCAGGGACTACAATCTTTCTGCTGGAAGAGTACAGTCGCCAGTCCTAGGCTGGATAATAAAGAGGGCTGAGGAAAGCAGGAAGAAGAGGCCTGTAACCATTGTGGACGAGCTATCACTGGTCATAGACGGGCTGGCGAGCAGAGAACCCATGCTCGAGATAAAGCTCTTGGAGAGGAGGGTTGAAAAACAGACTCCACCGCCGCCATACACAACCGACATGCTTCTTAGGGACGCGAACGCCATTCTAAAAATCCCAGTTGACAGGACCATGCAACTCGCGCAGGACCTCTTCGAGAACGGCTTGATAACTTACCACAGGACTGATAGCACTAGGGTGAGTGAGAGGGGGCTTGCCGTCGCGAAAGAGTACCTAAAGGAGGAGTTCACGCCGAGAACGTGGGAGGCTGAAGGAGCACATGAGGCGATAAGGCCGACTAGGCCGCTTGACAGAGTGAGCCTCGTGCGGCTCATCGAGGAAGGAGTCATAGGGCTGTCCATGGAGCTCACCCCAAGCCACCTCGCACTGTACGACCTCATATTCAGGCGGTTCATGGCTTCGCAGTGCCCACCTGTCAAAGTGGTCAAGGATGTTTACAGGGTTGTCGCCGACGGTGTTGAAACCACAGAGGTCAGAGTGATCGAAGCCGAGGGTAAAGCATACCAGCTCTACAAATACATGCTACCCCCGATCAAGCCCCCGCTGCCTGAAGGCATGCGGAAGGTTAAAGCGAGAGTGCTACGCCTGCCAAAAGAACCATTGTACACGCAGTCAGATGTCATCAGGCTAATGAAAGAGAAAGGGATAGGTAGACCGTCAACGTACGCCACCATAATCCAAAAGCTCCTCATAAGGGAGTACGTTAGAGAGGTTAAGAAGGGGAAGCTTATACCCACGGAAAGGGGTGTGGAAGTGTATAACTACCTCAACCAGCACTACGGGAAGTTCATTTCGGAGGAGCGGACGAGGCAGCTTGAGGAGAAGATGAGCATGATAGAAAAAGGTCTGCTCAACTACCAGGAGGCGCTGGACGAGATATACCACGAAGTGAGGAGCCAGATACTCCCGGTAGGAGAGGAAGCACGAATACCAACATCTACCTCGCCAGAGTAG